A window of Oncorhynchus kisutch isolate 150728-3 linkage group LG10, Okis_V2, whole genome shotgun sequence contains these coding sequences:
- the LOC109897675 gene encoding protein regulator of cytokinesis 1 isoform X4, producing MRRSEVHAAESVACLNRALHQLKDIWEEIGIPEDQRLQRTDVVKKHIKGLLDMMIAEEDSLRKRLMSSIESCRKELDVLCTELQLSPFEEDEGRTMLQLEKDIRSRLEMMMKQKSQRVKDLKTLYKQDRELCDIMCSVPFCIDMDSVPSLDQLDSYHSYLNDLTKEKDRRHSEFVGMKRQIIVCMEELDQLPDTSFERDVVCEDEEAFCLSSDNITALQLLLGQLEDRKTENELVCSSYRAKIQELWERLQLQAECRRLEQLKIKNMSNVVEAIRAEVALLWEKCFYSLEQRQAFTPYYGDDYTEEMLNLHQEELLSLKKHYEDHRELFEGVTRWQDSWTLFLQLEKKATDPSRFNNRGGNLLKEEKQRAELQKSLPKLEKSLKTQIDLWEEEQYREFLVNGQRFLHYVQEQWELLRLEKEREKNERQLKKNQQIEQDMLYGTAQRTPSKRRLAETPTPGKARKLNATSSISSSTPNSTFRSAFGGTMCQSPVLRPPMSASKIPLRTPGRVGRTPHTVERNKENVSHLNGTALRTPASRCNITVNSVASTYSEFSKDFVNIESTAITSEISQKLPNLMSRQDI from the exons ATGAGGAGAAG TGAAGTCCATGCTGCAGAATCTGTGGCATGTCTGAATCGAGCCCTTCACCAGTTGAAGGACATCTGGGAAGAAATAGGCATTCCAGAGGACCAGCGACTACAGAGGACGGATGTAGTCAAGAAACATATCAAA GGCTTGCTGGACATGATGATCGCAGAGGAGGACAGTTTAAGGAAGAGATTGATGAGCAGCATAGAGTCCTGTCGCAAAGAGCTGGATGTTCTGTGTACTGAGCTTCAACTATCCCCCTTTGAG GAGGACGAGGGGAGAACGATGCTGCAGCTGGAGAAGGACATTCGGTCACGGCTGGAGATGATGATGAAACAGAAGAGTCAGAGGGTTAAAGACCTGAAGACTCTGTACAAGCAGGACCGGGAGCTGTGTGACATCATGTGTTCAGTTCCTTTCTGTATCGACATGGACTCTGTCCCATCCCTGGATCAGCTGGACAGCTACCACTCCTACCTGAATGATCTCACTAAAGAGAAG GATCGTCGCCACAGTGAGTTTGTGGGTATGAAGCGTCAGATCATTGTGTGTATGGAGGAGCTGGACCAGCTGCCAGACACCAGCTTTGAGAGGGACGTGGTGTGTGAGGACGAGGAGGCCTTCTGTCTGTCCAGCGACAACATCACAGCTCTCCAACTGCTGCTGGGACAG CTGGAGGATCGCAAGACGGAGAACGAGCTAGTGTGTAGCTCCTACCGCGCTAAGATCCAGGAGCTGTGGGAGAGGCTGCAG TTACAAGCTGAGTGCCGGCGTCTGGAGCAGCTGAAGATCAAGAACATGAGCAATGTGGTGGAAGCCATCAGGGCTGAGGTGGCTCTGCTCTGGGAGAAGTGTTTCTACAGCCTGGAGCAGAGACAAGCCTTCACACCCTACTATGGTG ACGACTACACTGAGGAGATGCTGAACTTACACCAGGAGGAGCTGCTGAGTCTGAAGAAGCACTACGAGGACCACAGGGAGCTGTTTGAAGGAGTAACCAGGTGGCAAGACAGCTGGACTCTGTTCCTACAACTGGAG AAAAAGGCAACGGATCCTTCTAGATTTAACAACCGAGGGGGGAACCTTCTTAAAGAGGAGAAGCAGAGGGCCGAGCTGCAGAAAAGCCTGCCGAAG TTGGAGAAGAGCCTGAAGACCCAGATAGACCTCTGGGAGGAGGAGCAGTACAGAGAGTTCCTGGTTAACGGACAACGGTTCCTCCACTATGTACAGGAGCAGTGGGAACTACTGCggctggagaaggagagagagaagaatgagaga CAACTGAAGAAGAACCAGCAGATAGAACAAGACATGCTGTATGGTACTGCTCAACGAACCCCCTCCAAAAGACGCCTTGCAGAGACCCCTACGCCTGGCAAAGCAAGAAAG CTGAATGCCACTAGCAGTATCTCCAGTTCTACTCCTAACAGCACCTTCCGCTCTGCCTTCGGCGGAACCATGTGCCAGTCGCCGGTCCTCAGGCCACCTATGTCTGCCAGcaag atTCCTCTGAGGACCCCTGGTCGTGTTGGAAGAACCCCCCACACAGTGGAACGCAACAAGGAGAACGTCTCCCACCTGAACGGCACGGCACTGAGAACCCCTGCCTCGCGATGTAACATCACCGTTAACTCTGTGGCCAGCACCTATTCGGAATTTTCG AAGGATTTTGTCAACATTGAATCCACCGCCATTACCAG CGAGATCTCTCAAAAGCTTCCAAATCTAATGTCAAGACAGGACATCTGA
- the LOC109897675 gene encoding protein regulator of cytokinesis 1 isoform X1 — MRRSEVHAAESVACLNRALHQLKDIWEEIGIPEDQRLQRTDVVKKHIKGLLDMMIAEEDSLRKRLMSSIESCRKELDVLCTELQLSPFEEDEGRTMLQLEKDIRSRLEMMMKQKSQRVKDLKTLYKQDRELCDIMCSVPFCIDMDSVPSLDQLDSYHSYLNDLTKEKDRRHSEFVGMKRQIIVCMEELDQLPDTSFERDVVCEDEEAFCLSSDNITALQLLLGQLEDRKTENELVCSSYRAKIQELWERLQVPQEERACMSEHMVQSRTKNMDALQAECRRLEQLKIKNMSNVVEAIRAEVALLWEKCFYSLEQRQAFTPYYGDDYTEEMLNLHQEELLSLKKHYEDHRELFEGVTRWQDSWTLFLQLEKKATDPSRFNNRGGNLLKEEKQRAELQKSLPKLEKSLKTQIDLWEEEQYREFLVNGQRFLHYVQEQWELLRLEKEREKNERQLKKNQQIEQDMLYGTAQRTPSKRRLAETPTPGKARKLNATSSISSSTPNSTFRSAFGGTMCQSPVLRPPMSASKIPLRTPGRVGRTPHTVERNKENVSHLNGTALRTPASRCNITVNSVASTYSEFSKDFVNIESTAITSEISQKLPNLMSRQDI; from the exons ATGAGGAGAAG TGAAGTCCATGCTGCAGAATCTGTGGCATGTCTGAATCGAGCCCTTCACCAGTTGAAGGACATCTGGGAAGAAATAGGCATTCCAGAGGACCAGCGACTACAGAGGACGGATGTAGTCAAGAAACATATCAAA GGCTTGCTGGACATGATGATCGCAGAGGAGGACAGTTTAAGGAAGAGATTGATGAGCAGCATAGAGTCCTGTCGCAAAGAGCTGGATGTTCTGTGTACTGAGCTTCAACTATCCCCCTTTGAG GAGGACGAGGGGAGAACGATGCTGCAGCTGGAGAAGGACATTCGGTCACGGCTGGAGATGATGATGAAACAGAAGAGTCAGAGGGTTAAAGACCTGAAGACTCTGTACAAGCAGGACCGGGAGCTGTGTGACATCATGTGTTCAGTTCCTTTCTGTATCGACATGGACTCTGTCCCATCCCTGGATCAGCTGGACAGCTACCACTCCTACCTGAATGATCTCACTAAAGAGAAG GATCGTCGCCACAGTGAGTTTGTGGGTATGAAGCGTCAGATCATTGTGTGTATGGAGGAGCTGGACCAGCTGCCAGACACCAGCTTTGAGAGGGACGTGGTGTGTGAGGACGAGGAGGCCTTCTGTCTGTCCAGCGACAACATCACAGCTCTCCAACTGCTGCTGGGACAG CTGGAGGATCGCAAGACGGAGAACGAGCTAGTGTGTAGCTCCTACCGCGCTAAGATCCAGGAGCTGTGGGAGAGGCTGCAGGTGCCCCAGGAGGAGAGAGCTTGCATGTCAGAACACATGGTCCAGTCCAGGACGAAGAACATGGATGCT TTACAAGCTGAGTGCCGGCGTCTGGAGCAGCTGAAGATCAAGAACATGAGCAATGTGGTGGAAGCCATCAGGGCTGAGGTGGCTCTGCTCTGGGAGAAGTGTTTCTACAGCCTGGAGCAGAGACAAGCCTTCACACCCTACTATGGTG ACGACTACACTGAGGAGATGCTGAACTTACACCAGGAGGAGCTGCTGAGTCTGAAGAAGCACTACGAGGACCACAGGGAGCTGTTTGAAGGAGTAACCAGGTGGCAAGACAGCTGGACTCTGTTCCTACAACTGGAG AAAAAGGCAACGGATCCTTCTAGATTTAACAACCGAGGGGGGAACCTTCTTAAAGAGGAGAAGCAGAGGGCCGAGCTGCAGAAAAGCCTGCCGAAG TTGGAGAAGAGCCTGAAGACCCAGATAGACCTCTGGGAGGAGGAGCAGTACAGAGAGTTCCTGGTTAACGGACAACGGTTCCTCCACTATGTACAGGAGCAGTGGGAACTACTGCggctggagaaggagagagagaagaatgagaga CAACTGAAGAAGAACCAGCAGATAGAACAAGACATGCTGTATGGTACTGCTCAACGAACCCCCTCCAAAAGACGCCTTGCAGAGACCCCTACGCCTGGCAAAGCAAGAAAG CTGAATGCCACTAGCAGTATCTCCAGTTCTACTCCTAACAGCACCTTCCGCTCTGCCTTCGGCGGAACCATGTGCCAGTCGCCGGTCCTCAGGCCACCTATGTCTGCCAGcaag atTCCTCTGAGGACCCCTGGTCGTGTTGGAAGAACCCCCCACACAGTGGAACGCAACAAGGAGAACGTCTCCCACCTGAACGGCACGGCACTGAGAACCCCTGCCTCGCGATGTAACATCACCGTTAACTCTGTGGCCAGCACCTATTCGGAATTTTCG AAGGATTTTGTCAACATTGAATCCACCGCCATTACCAG CGAGATCTCTCAAAAGCTTCCAAATCTAATGTCAAGACAGGACATCTGA
- the LOC109897675 gene encoding protein regulator of cytokinesis 1 isoform X2 has product MRRSEVHAAESVACLNRALHQLKDIWEEIGIPEDQRLQRTDVVKKHIKGLLDMMIAEEDSLRKRLMSSIESCRKELDVLCTELQLSPFEEDEGRTMLQLEKDIRSRLEMMMKQKSQRVKDLKTLYKQDRELCDIMCSVPFCIDMDSVPSLDQLDSYHSYLNDLTKEKDRRHSEFVGMKRQIIVCMEELDQLPDTSFERDVVCEDEEAFCLSSDNITALQLLLGQLEDRKTENELVCSSYRAKIQELWERLQVPQEERACMSEHMVQSRTKNMDALQAECRRLEQLKIKNMSNVVEAIRAEVALLWEKCFYSLEQRQAFTPYYGDDYTEEMLNLHQEELLSLKKHYEDHRELFEGVTRWQDSWTLFLQLEKKATDPSRFNNRGGNLLKEEKQRAELQKSLPKLEKSLKTQIDLWEEEQYREFLVNGQRFLHYVQEQWELLRLEKEREKNERQLKKNQQIEQDMLYGTAQRTPSKRRLAETPTPGKARKLNATSSISSSTPNSTFRSAFGGTMCQSPVLRPPMSASKIPLRTPGRVGRTPHTVERNKENVSHLNGTALRTPASRCNITVNSVASTYSEFSRDLSKASKSNVKTGHLNSTGTRL; this is encoded by the exons ATGAGGAGAAG TGAAGTCCATGCTGCAGAATCTGTGGCATGTCTGAATCGAGCCCTTCACCAGTTGAAGGACATCTGGGAAGAAATAGGCATTCCAGAGGACCAGCGACTACAGAGGACGGATGTAGTCAAGAAACATATCAAA GGCTTGCTGGACATGATGATCGCAGAGGAGGACAGTTTAAGGAAGAGATTGATGAGCAGCATAGAGTCCTGTCGCAAAGAGCTGGATGTTCTGTGTACTGAGCTTCAACTATCCCCCTTTGAG GAGGACGAGGGGAGAACGATGCTGCAGCTGGAGAAGGACATTCGGTCACGGCTGGAGATGATGATGAAACAGAAGAGTCAGAGGGTTAAAGACCTGAAGACTCTGTACAAGCAGGACCGGGAGCTGTGTGACATCATGTGTTCAGTTCCTTTCTGTATCGACATGGACTCTGTCCCATCCCTGGATCAGCTGGACAGCTACCACTCCTACCTGAATGATCTCACTAAAGAGAAG GATCGTCGCCACAGTGAGTTTGTGGGTATGAAGCGTCAGATCATTGTGTGTATGGAGGAGCTGGACCAGCTGCCAGACACCAGCTTTGAGAGGGACGTGGTGTGTGAGGACGAGGAGGCCTTCTGTCTGTCCAGCGACAACATCACAGCTCTCCAACTGCTGCTGGGACAG CTGGAGGATCGCAAGACGGAGAACGAGCTAGTGTGTAGCTCCTACCGCGCTAAGATCCAGGAGCTGTGGGAGAGGCTGCAGGTGCCCCAGGAGGAGAGAGCTTGCATGTCAGAACACATGGTCCAGTCCAGGACGAAGAACATGGATGCT TTACAAGCTGAGTGCCGGCGTCTGGAGCAGCTGAAGATCAAGAACATGAGCAATGTGGTGGAAGCCATCAGGGCTGAGGTGGCTCTGCTCTGGGAGAAGTGTTTCTACAGCCTGGAGCAGAGACAAGCCTTCACACCCTACTATGGTG ACGACTACACTGAGGAGATGCTGAACTTACACCAGGAGGAGCTGCTGAGTCTGAAGAAGCACTACGAGGACCACAGGGAGCTGTTTGAAGGAGTAACCAGGTGGCAAGACAGCTGGACTCTGTTCCTACAACTGGAG AAAAAGGCAACGGATCCTTCTAGATTTAACAACCGAGGGGGGAACCTTCTTAAAGAGGAGAAGCAGAGGGCCGAGCTGCAGAAAAGCCTGCCGAAG TTGGAGAAGAGCCTGAAGACCCAGATAGACCTCTGGGAGGAGGAGCAGTACAGAGAGTTCCTGGTTAACGGACAACGGTTCCTCCACTATGTACAGGAGCAGTGGGAACTACTGCggctggagaaggagagagagaagaatgagaga CAACTGAAGAAGAACCAGCAGATAGAACAAGACATGCTGTATGGTACTGCTCAACGAACCCCCTCCAAAAGACGCCTTGCAGAGACCCCTACGCCTGGCAAAGCAAGAAAG CTGAATGCCACTAGCAGTATCTCCAGTTCTACTCCTAACAGCACCTTCCGCTCTGCCTTCGGCGGAACCATGTGCCAGTCGCCGGTCCTCAGGCCACCTATGTCTGCCAGcaag atTCCTCTGAGGACCCCTGGTCGTGTTGGAAGAACCCCCCACACAGTGGAACGCAACAAGGAGAACGTCTCCCACCTGAACGGCACGGCACTGAGAACCCCTGCCTCGCGATGTAACATCACCGTTAACTCTGTGGCCAGCACCTATTCGGAATTTTCG CGAGATCTCTCAAAAGCTTCCAAATCTAATGTCAAGACAGGACATCTGAACTCTACTGGCACTCGTCTCTGA
- the LOC109897675 gene encoding protein regulator of cytokinesis 1 isoform X3 produces the protein MRRSEVHAAESVACLNRALHQLKDIWEEIGIPEDQRLQRTDVVKKHIKGLLDMMIAEEDSLRKRLMSSIESCRKELDVLCTELQLSPFEEDEGRTMLQLEKDIRSRLEMMMKQKSQRVKDLKTLYKQDRELCDIMCSVPFCIDMDSVPSLDQLDSYHSYLNDLTKEKDRRHSEFVGMKRQIIVCMEELDQLPDTSFERDVVCEDEEAFCLSSDNITALQLLLGQLEDRKTENELVCSSYRAKIQELWERLQVPQEERACMSEHMVQSRTKNMDALQAECRRLEQLKIKNMSNVVEAIRAEVALLWEKCFYSLEQRQAFTPYYGDDYTEEMLNLHQEELLSLKKHYEDHRELFEGVTRWQDSWTLFLQLEKKATDPSRFNNRGGNLLKEEKQRAELQKSLPKLEKSLKTQIDLWEEEQYREFLVNGQRFLHYVQEQWELLRLEKEREKNERQLKKNQQIEQDMLYGTAQRTPSKRRLAETPTPGKARKLNATSSISSSTPNSTFRSAFGGTMCQSPVLRPPMSASKIPLRTPGRVGRTPHTVERNKENVSHLNGTALRTPASRCNITVNSVASTYSEFSKDFVNIESTAITSFD, from the exons ATGAGGAGAAG TGAAGTCCATGCTGCAGAATCTGTGGCATGTCTGAATCGAGCCCTTCACCAGTTGAAGGACATCTGGGAAGAAATAGGCATTCCAGAGGACCAGCGACTACAGAGGACGGATGTAGTCAAGAAACATATCAAA GGCTTGCTGGACATGATGATCGCAGAGGAGGACAGTTTAAGGAAGAGATTGATGAGCAGCATAGAGTCCTGTCGCAAAGAGCTGGATGTTCTGTGTACTGAGCTTCAACTATCCCCCTTTGAG GAGGACGAGGGGAGAACGATGCTGCAGCTGGAGAAGGACATTCGGTCACGGCTGGAGATGATGATGAAACAGAAGAGTCAGAGGGTTAAAGACCTGAAGACTCTGTACAAGCAGGACCGGGAGCTGTGTGACATCATGTGTTCAGTTCCTTTCTGTATCGACATGGACTCTGTCCCATCCCTGGATCAGCTGGACAGCTACCACTCCTACCTGAATGATCTCACTAAAGAGAAG GATCGTCGCCACAGTGAGTTTGTGGGTATGAAGCGTCAGATCATTGTGTGTATGGAGGAGCTGGACCAGCTGCCAGACACCAGCTTTGAGAGGGACGTGGTGTGTGAGGACGAGGAGGCCTTCTGTCTGTCCAGCGACAACATCACAGCTCTCCAACTGCTGCTGGGACAG CTGGAGGATCGCAAGACGGAGAACGAGCTAGTGTGTAGCTCCTACCGCGCTAAGATCCAGGAGCTGTGGGAGAGGCTGCAGGTGCCCCAGGAGGAGAGAGCTTGCATGTCAGAACACATGGTCCAGTCCAGGACGAAGAACATGGATGCT TTACAAGCTGAGTGCCGGCGTCTGGAGCAGCTGAAGATCAAGAACATGAGCAATGTGGTGGAAGCCATCAGGGCTGAGGTGGCTCTGCTCTGGGAGAAGTGTTTCTACAGCCTGGAGCAGAGACAAGCCTTCACACCCTACTATGGTG ACGACTACACTGAGGAGATGCTGAACTTACACCAGGAGGAGCTGCTGAGTCTGAAGAAGCACTACGAGGACCACAGGGAGCTGTTTGAAGGAGTAACCAGGTGGCAAGACAGCTGGACTCTGTTCCTACAACTGGAG AAAAAGGCAACGGATCCTTCTAGATTTAACAACCGAGGGGGGAACCTTCTTAAAGAGGAGAAGCAGAGGGCCGAGCTGCAGAAAAGCCTGCCGAAG TTGGAGAAGAGCCTGAAGACCCAGATAGACCTCTGGGAGGAGGAGCAGTACAGAGAGTTCCTGGTTAACGGACAACGGTTCCTCCACTATGTACAGGAGCAGTGGGAACTACTGCggctggagaaggagagagagaagaatgagaga CAACTGAAGAAGAACCAGCAGATAGAACAAGACATGCTGTATGGTACTGCTCAACGAACCCCCTCCAAAAGACGCCTTGCAGAGACCCCTACGCCTGGCAAAGCAAGAAAG CTGAATGCCACTAGCAGTATCTCCAGTTCTACTCCTAACAGCACCTTCCGCTCTGCCTTCGGCGGAACCATGTGCCAGTCGCCGGTCCTCAGGCCACCTATGTCTGCCAGcaag atTCCTCTGAGGACCCCTGGTCGTGTTGGAAGAACCCCCCACACAGTGGAACGCAACAAGGAGAACGTCTCCCACCTGAACGGCACGGCACTGAGAACCCCTGCCTCGCGATGTAACATCACCGTTAACTCTGTGGCCAGCACCTATTCGGAATTTTCG AAGGATTTTGTCAACATTGAATCCACCGCCATTACCAG CTTTGACTAA
- the LOC109897675 gene encoding protein regulator of cytokinesis 1 isoform X5: MLQLEKDIRSRLEMMMKQKSQRVKDLKTLYKQDRELCDIMCSVPFCIDMDSVPSLDQLDSYHSYLNDLTKEKDRRHSEFVGMKRQIIVCMEELDQLPDTSFERDVVCEDEEAFCLSSDNITALQLLLGQLEDRKTENELVCSSYRAKIQELWERLQVPQEERACMSEHMVQSRTKNMDALQAECRRLEQLKIKNMSNVVEAIRAEVALLWEKCFYSLEQRQAFTPYYGDDYTEEMLNLHQEELLSLKKHYEDHRELFEGVTRWQDSWTLFLQLEKKATDPSRFNNRGGNLLKEEKQRAELQKSLPKLEKSLKTQIDLWEEEQYREFLVNGQRFLHYVQEQWELLRLEKEREKNERQLKKNQQIEQDMLYGTAQRTPSKRRLAETPTPGKARKLNATSSISSSTPNSTFRSAFGGTMCQSPVLRPPMSASKIPLRTPGRVGRTPHTVERNKENVSHLNGTALRTPASRCNITVNSVASTYSEFSKDFVNIESTAITSEISQKLPNLMSRQDI; the protein is encoded by the exons ATGCTGCAGCTGGAGAAGGACATTCGGTCACGGCTGGAGATGATGATGAAACAGAAGAGTCAGAGGGTTAAAGACCTGAAGACTCTGTACAAGCAGGACCGGGAGCTGTGTGACATCATGTGTTCAGTTCCTTTCTGTATCGACATGGACTCTGTCCCATCCCTGGATCAGCTGGACAGCTACCACTCCTACCTGAATGATCTCACTAAAGAGAAG GATCGTCGCCACAGTGAGTTTGTGGGTATGAAGCGTCAGATCATTGTGTGTATGGAGGAGCTGGACCAGCTGCCAGACACCAGCTTTGAGAGGGACGTGGTGTGTGAGGACGAGGAGGCCTTCTGTCTGTCCAGCGACAACATCACAGCTCTCCAACTGCTGCTGGGACAG CTGGAGGATCGCAAGACGGAGAACGAGCTAGTGTGTAGCTCCTACCGCGCTAAGATCCAGGAGCTGTGGGAGAGGCTGCAGGTGCCCCAGGAGGAGAGAGCTTGCATGTCAGAACACATGGTCCAGTCCAGGACGAAGAACATGGATGCT TTACAAGCTGAGTGCCGGCGTCTGGAGCAGCTGAAGATCAAGAACATGAGCAATGTGGTGGAAGCCATCAGGGCTGAGGTGGCTCTGCTCTGGGAGAAGTGTTTCTACAGCCTGGAGCAGAGACAAGCCTTCACACCCTACTATGGTG ACGACTACACTGAGGAGATGCTGAACTTACACCAGGAGGAGCTGCTGAGTCTGAAGAAGCACTACGAGGACCACAGGGAGCTGTTTGAAGGAGTAACCAGGTGGCAAGACAGCTGGACTCTGTTCCTACAACTGGAG AAAAAGGCAACGGATCCTTCTAGATTTAACAACCGAGGGGGGAACCTTCTTAAAGAGGAGAAGCAGAGGGCCGAGCTGCAGAAAAGCCTGCCGAAG TTGGAGAAGAGCCTGAAGACCCAGATAGACCTCTGGGAGGAGGAGCAGTACAGAGAGTTCCTGGTTAACGGACAACGGTTCCTCCACTATGTACAGGAGCAGTGGGAACTACTGCggctggagaaggagagagagaagaatgagaga CAACTGAAGAAGAACCAGCAGATAGAACAAGACATGCTGTATGGTACTGCTCAACGAACCCCCTCCAAAAGACGCCTTGCAGAGACCCCTACGCCTGGCAAAGCAAGAAAG CTGAATGCCACTAGCAGTATCTCCAGTTCTACTCCTAACAGCACCTTCCGCTCTGCCTTCGGCGGAACCATGTGCCAGTCGCCGGTCCTCAGGCCACCTATGTCTGCCAGcaag atTCCTCTGAGGACCCCTGGTCGTGTTGGAAGAACCCCCCACACAGTGGAACGCAACAAGGAGAACGTCTCCCACCTGAACGGCACGGCACTGAGAACCCCTGCCTCGCGATGTAACATCACCGTTAACTCTGTGGCCAGCACCTATTCGGAATTTTCG AAGGATTTTGTCAACATTGAATCCACCGCCATTACCAG CGAGATCTCTCAAAAGCTTCCAAATCTAATGTCAAGACAGGACATCTGA